A portion of the Oncorhynchus nerka isolate Pitt River linkage group LG27, Oner_Uvic_2.0, whole genome shotgun sequence genome contains these proteins:
- the LOC115111454 gene encoding adhesion G-protein coupled receptor D2-like → MTGALLSGLLLCCIVVLCECEPTQPGPDKGEMDSGEGSLVHQTSDWVFQLVNVSLDLSQAESFCSGQFSSLTTLGQPEDEEGTLALQMRAGLHGPMWVRDPNRPMSRPLALAKQYMLFQALNFPRDSQEGYGRVNMMFPALPAVSVCVRVQWDPQWDQVSTMYSYAAPVFTNEFQLRGQVDRTGRILLALIVHGQHFPYKASFLNDGAWHHLCVTWRKADGHWAIYVDGERGAMGSKTNTPRDIHGKGILILGQDQDSFGGNFTEPFVGNITDLNVWNTSLEQRQFRALDGCSPLTQKAIFTWSIDNMTRHPVVKEVSANLFCPGVHRQREMQGCRALERWSSQQLPLYSSADCSTTLPFICRTSRERYVKMKGLSELQSSHPSPFMNLLMQLSNGTQGVEGVIGEQSGGQMSWGQVSSLLNMSRQALEDTKEGLQPRDMLSLVQLLVRAADVPTDMATEGNHSRATNSAGELSHTFITVADSIISQDNVPKWQAIKQVVSGPMTVVRSIDRMVTSLSTRLMAETDHLLIHSSSIKLEVQQKSLGEESSGSKFCGPVVDSNTNIDCISVPTQNMQDLHDNGFQMVTVVNTWYSSLRPLFNSEENITMFPIVTDGIQRYLGTILGSSVISTTVLGDGQPVSMAVRFQLQHRARNPVGTVYDPVCAFWDFDLMPEAGGWWSTRGCEVISKQYDSTVCFCNHTTNFALLMQVYEVQRSPENEKALQVMTFIGCGVSLCGLLFTFILFIAVGVPKSDRTTVHKNLIVALGIAELLLMCSDWASANEGACLVVTALLHFFFMASFSWMLVEGLLLWSKVVSVNISEDRRMKMYYSIGWGLPVVIVGVTLTISLDKYKADNHCWLNVETDMIWAFVGPVLFILVVNAVVLCRVVIVTVSSARRRAKMLTPSSASKLHSFDLTWAVTRPVLILLPVLGLTWLCGVLVHLSMMVAYVFIALNAFQGLYIFLVYAVYNSEVRNAIKRIKEKRKALSFTNCSQPISFLPSQRGPAQTWTHSLPPPSSPETSDISGPGSTTSTSLVIKSESFGKESSFSLKPASGNQVVQLTAFKPSGIFTIS, encoded by the exons atgactggAGCCCTCCTGTCTGGGCTTCTGCTCTGTTGCATAGTG GTGCTGTGTGAATGTGAGCCAACACAACCGGGGCCAGACAAAGGAGAGATGGACTCAGGTG AGGGCAGTCTGGTCCATCAAACATCAGACTGGGTGTTCCAGCTGGTCAACGTATCCCTGGACCTCTCCCAGGCAGAGAGCTTCTGCAGCGGCCAGTTCAGCTCCCTCACCACCCTGGGCCAGCCTGAAGATGAGGAGGGAACCCTGGCGCTCCAGATGCGGGCGGGCCTGCATGGACCCATGTGGGTCAGGGACCCCAACAGACCAATGAGCAGGCCTCTGGCACTAGCCAAACAGT ACATGCTCTTCCAAGCCCTGAACTTTCCCAGGGATTCTCAGGAGGGCTACGGTCGTGTCAACATGATGTTCCCGGCCCTGCCAGCGGTGAGCGTGTGTGTCCGCGTGCAGTGGGACCCCCAGTGGGACCAGGTGTCCACCATGTACTCCTACGCCGCACCTGTCTTCACCAATGAGTTCCAGCTGCGCGGGCAGGTGGACAGAACAGGACGCATACTGCTGGCGCTCATTGTCCACGGGCAGCACTTCCCCTACAAGGCCTCCTTCCTCAACGATGGGGCCTGGCACCACCTCTGTGTTACTTGGCGCAAGGCTGACGGCCACTGGGCCATCTATgtggacggggagagaggggccATGGGCTCCAAGACTAACACCCCCAGGGACATACATGGAAAGGGCATACTTATCCTGGGGCAGGACCAGGACTCATTTGGAGGGAACTTCACTGAACCCTTCGTAGGGAATATCACAGATCTGAATGTCTGGAACACATCCTTGGAGCAGAGGCAGTTCCGTGCCCTGGACGGCTGCTCACCTTTGACCCAGAAAGCTATCTTTACCTGGAGTATTGATAATATGACCCGTCACCCAGTGGTAAAAGAGGTGTCAGCCAATCTGTTCTGCCCAG GGGTCCACAGGCAGAGGGAGATGCAGGGCTGCAGGGCCCTAGAGCGCTGGTCTAGCCAACAGCTCCCCTTGTACAGCTCTGCAGACtgctccaccacactccccttcATCTGCAGGACCAGCAGGG AGCGCTATGTTAAGATGAAGGGGTTGAGTGAGTTACAGAGCTCCCATCCCAGTCCCTTCATGAACCTCCTCATGCAGCTCTCCAATGGAACACAG ggTGTGGAGGGTGTGATTGGGGAGCAGTCAGGGGGTCAGATGAGCTGGGGTCAGGTGTCCAGTCTGCTCAACATGTCCAGGCAGGCCCTGGAAGACACCAAAGAGGGGCTGCAGCCGAGAGACATGCTGTCCCTGGTCCAACTGCTAGTGCGGGCTGCAGACGTGCCCACAGACATGGCCACGGAGGGGAACCACAGCCGGGCCACCAACAGCGCTGGGGAGCTCAGCCACACCTTCATCACTGTGGCTGACAGCATCATCAGCCAGGACAACGTCCCCAAGTGGCAGGCCATCAAACAG GTGGTGAGTGGACCGATGACTGTGGTCAGGAGTATTGACCGCATGGTGACCAGTCTGAGCACTCGGCTGATGGCAGAAACCGACCATCTGCTCATTCACAGCTCCAGCATCA AGCTGGAGGTCCAGCAGAAGAGTCTGGGAGAGGAATCCAGTGGGTCGAAGTTCTGTGGTCCAGTGGTGGACAGCAACACCAACATAGACTGCATCTCAGTCCCCACACAGAACATGCAGGATCTCCATGACAACG GCTTCCAGATGGTGACTGTGGTGAACACGTGGTACAGTTCCCTGCGGCCTCTCTTCAACTCAGAAGAGAACATCACCATGTTTCCCATCGTCACCGATGGCATCCAGAG GTACCTGGGCACCATCCTGGGCTCTTCTGTCATCTCTACTACAGTCCTGGGTGACGGACAGCCTGTCAGCATGGCTGTACGCTTCCAGCTCCAACACAGAGCTCGG AATCCTGTAGGGACCGTGTATGACCCAGTCTGTGCATTCTGGGACTTTGATCTGAT GCCAGAGGCAGGGGGGTGGTGGTCTACTAGAGGATGTGAGGTCATCTCTAAACAATACGACTCCACTGTCTGCTTCTGCAACCACACCACCAACTTTGCCCTGCTGATGCAAGTCTATGAAGTCCAG aggagcCCAGAGAATGAAAAAGCCCTCCAGGTGATGACGTTCATTGGCTGTGGAGTGTCCCTGTGTGGCCTACTCTTCACCTTCATCCTCTTCATTGCTGTAGG AGTTCCTAAGTCTGACCGCACCACTGTCCATAAGAACCTGATCGTGGCTCTGGGAATAGCTGAGCTGCTGCTAATGTGCAGTGACTGGGCCTCTGCTAACGAG GGGGCGTGTCTGGTGGTGACAGCCCTGCTGCACTTTTTCTTCATGGCCTCCTTCTCCTGGATGCTGGTGGAGGGGCTGCTGCTGTGGAGTAAGGTGGTGTCTGTCAACATCAGCGAGGACCGGAGGATGAAGATGTACTATTCCATCGGCTGGG GTCTACCTGTTGTGATTGTTGGTGTAACCTTGACGATATCCTTGGACAAGTACAAAGCAGACAATCACTGCTGGCTCAATGTGGAGACTGATATGATTTGGGCTTTTGTGGGACCTGTTCTATTTATCTTGGTT GTCAATGCAGTGGTGCTTTGCCGGGTAGTCATAGTGACAGTGTCCAGCGCTCGTCGTCGCGCAAAGATGCTCACTCCCAGTTCGGCATCTAAACTCCATAGCTTCGACCTGACCTG GGCTGTGACGCGACCCGTCCTTATTCTACTGCCAGTGCTGGGCCTTACCTGGCTGTGTGGAGTCCTGGTGCACCTATCCATGATGGTGGCCTATGTCTTCATCGCTCTCAATGCTTTCCAG GGCCTGTACATATTCCTGGTGTATGCGGTTTACAATAGTGAG GTGAGGAATGCCATAAAGAGGATCAAAGAGAAGAGGAAAGCCTTGTCTTTCACG AACTGTTCCCAGCCAATCAGCTTTCTGCCGTCCCAGAGGGGTCCAGCCCAGACGTGGACCCACAGTCtgccacctccctccagcccagagACCAGCGACATCTCAGGCCCCGGCAGCACCACCTCCACCTCACTGGTCATCAAGAGCG AGAGTTTTGGAAAAGAAAGTAGTTTCTCCTTGAAACCTGCATCAGGAAACCAG GTGGTTCAACTGACTGCTTTCAAGCCCTCAGGTATTTTCACCATTTCCTAG